A DNA window from Solanum lycopersicum chromosome 3, SLM_r2.1 contains the following coding sequences:
- the LOC101260411 gene encoding cell number regulator 6, translating to MAEGGNASRYVKLTKDQAPREDIKPGELNQPIDVPQLTGRKCNECGQPLPESFEPPADEPWTTGIFGCAEDKDSCWRGLFCPCVLFGQNVERLRDDDTPWSTPCVCHAIFVEGGIAVAAATAAFHGIDPRTSFLICEGLLFSWWMCGIYTGLVRQSLQKKYHLKNSPCDPCMVHCCLHWCALCQEHREMKSRLSDNVAMQMTIVNPPPVQEMSAAADNRESGPSSANGVNQTNLEMQAL from the exons ATGGCAGAAGGAGGAAATGCGTCAAGGTATGTGAAATTGACGAAAGATCAAGCGCCTCGCGAGGACATTAAGCCAGGGGAGCTAAATCAGCCTATTGATGTCCCTCAG TTAACTGGTCGGAAGTGCAATGAGTGTGGACAACCTTTGCCTGAGAGTTTTGAGCCTCCTGCAGACGAGCCTTGGACAACTGGGATTTTTGGATGTGCAGAGGACAAAGATAGCt GCTGGAGAGGACTTTTCTGTCCATGTGTCTTATTTGGGCAGAATGTTGAGCGCCTAAGAGACGATGATACTCCTTGGTCTACTCCTTGCGTTTGTCATGCCATTTTCGTTGAGGGTGGAATTGCTGTTGCAGCTGCAACAGCAGCATTTCATGGTATTGATCCAAGGACGTCATTCCTCATCTGTGAAGGTttattatttagttggtggatGTGTGGCATATACACTGGTCTGGTTCGTCAGTCACTGCAGAAGAAGTATCATCTCAAG AATTCGCCCTGCGATCCCTGCATGGTGCATTGCTGCCTGCACTGGTGTGCCTTGTGCCAGGAGCACCGGGAGATGAAGAGTCGTCTGTCAGATAATGTTGCCATGCAAATGACAATAGTTAACCCTCCACCTGTTCAGGAGATGAGTGCTGCTGCCGACAACCGAGAATCCGGACCATCCTCTGCAAATGGGGTCAATCAAACTAACCTCGAGATGCAAGCTCTATAA